The following proteins come from a genomic window of Gossypium raimondii isolate GPD5lz chromosome 5, ASM2569854v1, whole genome shotgun sequence:
- the LOC128041047 gene encoding probable pectate lyase 3: MNRKKLTYYTPRFARGTTGGKGGEFYAVIDPIDNAADPKPRTLRHAITQTGPPWITFKTSMTIKLEQELIVTSDKTIDARGANVEICNGAGITIQFAKNVIIYGLQIHQIFPAKGGKIKDGENYHGLRGASDRDGVSFFGATNT, translated from the coding sequence ATGAATAGGAAGAAGTTGACTTACTATACCCCTAGATTTGCTCGTGGTACTACCGGTGGAAAGGGTGGTGAGTTTTACGCGGTCATTGACCCCATTGATAATGCTGCTGATCCCAAGCCTAGAACTCTACGTCATGCTATCACCCAAACTGGACCACCTTGGATCACTTTCAAAACGTCCATGACCATCAAGCTGGAACAGGAGCTCATTGTTACAAGTGATAAGACCATTGATGCGAGGGGAGCCAATGTAGAAATTTGCAATGGTGCTGGTATTACTATCCAATTTGCGAAGAACGTCATTATCTATGGCCTTCAAATCCATCAAATTTTTCCCGCCAAGGGTGGtaagatcaaagatggtgaaaaCTACCATGGATTACGGGGTGCCAGCGACAGAGATGGGGTCTCTTTTTTCGGAGCAACCAACACTTAG
- the LOC128041049 gene encoding pectate lyase-like produces MGGEFYVVTDPIDNAADPKSGTLHHVLTKTRPLWITFKGSKTIELEHEHIVTSDKTIDAGGANVEICNGAGITVQFRKTIICHGLQIHHIMLAKGGKIKDGENHLGLQSANNSDRVSILGTTNIWLDYLSLHHCAYGFIDVIQGSTVVIISNCHFGYHDNVMLFGASDSYNANEKMQVPVCHWWHQPPYTYHPTQQGDDFKNSAFFTPSSNPSASKQFGADKMMPFKPGQMVPELTKYVGPVSYTIGHPC; encoded by the exons ATGGGTGGTGAGTTTTACGTGGTCACTGACCCTATTGATAATGCGGCTGACCCCAAGTCTGGAACTCTTCATCATGTTCTCACCAAAACCAGACCACTTTGGATCACTTTCAAAGGGTCGAAGACCATCGAGCTAGAACATGAGCATATTGTTACAAGTGATAAGACCATTGATGCGGGGGGAGCCAATGTGGAAATTTGCAATGGTGCTGGTATTACTGTCCAATTTAGGAAGACTATCATTTGCCATGGCCTCCAAATCCATCACATTATGCTCGCCAAGGGTGGcaagatcaaagatggtgaaaaCCACCTTGGGTTACAGAGTGCCAACAACAGTGATAGGGTCTCTATTCTCGGAACAACCAACATTTGGCTCGACTATCTTTCCCTTCACCATTGCGCCTATGGTTTTATCGATGTCATTCAAGGTTCCACTGTCGTTATCATTTCTAACTGCCACTTCGGTTACCACGACAAT GTGATGTTGTTCGGAGCAAGTGACTCCTACAATGCCAACGAGAAGATGCAG GTTCCTGTATGCCATTGGTGGCACCAACCACCCTACACTTATCATCCAACACAACAG GGTGACGACTTCAAGAATAGTGCCTTTTTTACTCCATCGAGTAATCCGAGTGCTAGCAAGCAATTTGGTGCTGACAAAATGATGCCTTTCAAACCCGGTCAAATGGTCCCCGAACTCACAAAGTATGTCGGACCAGTCAGCTACACAATCGGTCATCCTTGCTAA